The following are from one region of the Nicotiana tomentosiformis chromosome 7, ASM39032v3, whole genome shotgun sequence genome:
- the LOC104091747 gene encoding small ribosomal subunit protein eS4-like produces the protein MARGLKKHLKRLNAPKHWMLDKLGGAFAPKPSSGPHKSRECLPLIIILRNRLKYALTYREVIAILMQRQVMVDAKVRTDKTYPAGFMDVVSIPKTNENFRLLYDTKGRFRLHAIRDEEAKFKLCKVRSIQFGTKGIPYLNTYDGRTIRYPDPLIKANDTIKLDLESNKIVDFIKFDVGNVVMVTGGRNRGRVGVIKNREKHKGSFETVHIQDALGHEFATRLGNVFTLGKGTKPWVSLPKGKGIKLSIIEEARKRLAAQSATTA, from the exons ATG GCTAGAGGGTTGAAGAAACATTTGAAGAGGCTCAATGCGCCTAAGCATTGGATGCTCGACAAGCTTGGTGGAGCCTTT GCTCCCAAGCCTTCCTCTGGTCCACACAAATCAAGGGAGTGTTTGCCGCTCATCATTATCTTGCGAAACAGGTTGAAGTATGCTCTCACATACCGTGAGGTGATTGCAATTCTGATGCAACGACAGGTTATGGTTGATGCAAAAGTGAGGACAGATAAGACTTACCCAGCTGGTTTCATGG ATGTTGTCTCAATTCCAAAGACTAATGAGAACTTTCGTCTCCTTTATGACACAAAGGGACGATTCCGTCTTCACGCTATCAGGGATGAGGAAGCCAAG TTTAAGCTTTGCAAGGTCCGATCTATTCAGTTTGGTACTAAGGGGATTCCTTACCTTAATACTTATGATGGTAGAACAATTCGCTACCCCGATCCTCTCATCAAGGCCAATGATACCATCAAGCTGGACTTGGAGTCCAATAAGATTGTTGACTTCATCAAGTTTGATGTTGGAAATGTTGTGATGGTAACTGGTGGTAGAAACAGGGGACGTGTTGGTGTTATTAAGAACAGGGAGAAGCATAAGGGTAGCTTTGAGACCGTTCACATTCAGGATGCCCTAGGCCATGAATTTGCTACTCGTTTGGGAAATGTTTTCACCCTTGGCAAAGGTACAAAGCCATGGGTGTCTCTACCTAAAGGAAAAGGTATCAAGTTGTCCATCATTGAGGAGGCACGGAAGAGGCTTGCTGCTCAATCAGCTACCACTGCCTGA